The Pseudomonas sp. DG56-2 genome contains a region encoding:
- a CDS encoding polyamine ABC transporter substrate-binding protein — protein MRSLKTVASATLALLVSATVQAQPSVSVYNWTDYIGTTTLADFQGSTGIKVIYDVFDSNETLEGKLLAGRTGYDVVVPSNHFLARQVQAGAFLKLDREQLPNWKNLDPVLLKALQSNDAGNQHSVPYLWGTNGIGYNVDKVKQVLGVDHIDSWAVMFEPENLKKLSKCGVSFMDSADELFPAMLNYMGMDPRSNNPEDYKKAEAKLLTLRPYITYFHSSKYVSDLANGDICMAFGYSGDVFQAANRAKEANNGVNIAYSIPKEGANLWFDLLAIPSDASNPKEAYAFVNYLLEPKVIAQVSATVGYANANPAAKQYMDADLVNNPEVYPPQEVLDKLYVSNTPTPQIMRLMTRSWSKVKSNK, from the coding sequence ATGCGTTCATTGAAAACCGTTGCAAGTGCAACCCTGGCGCTGCTGGTCAGCGCCACAGTCCAAGCCCAGCCAAGCGTCAGCGTCTACAACTGGACCGACTACATCGGCACCACCACCCTGGCAGACTTCCAGGGCAGCACTGGCATCAAAGTCATCTATGACGTATTCGACTCCAACGAAACCCTGGAAGGCAAGTTGCTGGCCGGCCGCACCGGCTACGACGTGGTCGTGCCTTCCAACCACTTTCTGGCGCGCCAGGTCCAAGCTGGCGCGTTCCTGAAGCTCGATCGCGAGCAACTGCCCAACTGGAAAAACCTTGACCCTGTGCTACTCAAGGCTCTGCAGAGCAACGATGCCGGCAACCAGCATTCGGTACCTTACCTGTGGGGCACCAACGGCATCGGCTACAACGTCGACAAGGTCAAGCAAGTGCTCGGCGTCGATCACATCGACTCCTGGGCCGTGATGTTCGAACCAGAGAATTTGAAAAAGCTCAGCAAGTGCGGCGTGTCGTTCATGGACTCGGCCGACGAGCTGTTCCCGGCGATGCTCAACTACATGGGCATGGACCCACGCAGCAATAATCCCGAAGACTACAAGAAGGCTGAGGCCAAGCTGCTGACCCTGCGCCCGTACATCACCTACTTCCACTCATCCAAGTATGTGTCGGACCTGGCCAACGGTGATATCTGCATGGCCTTCGGTTACTCAGGCGACGTTTTCCAGGCAGCCAACCGCGCCAAGGAAGCCAACAACGGCGTGAACATCGCCTACTCCATTCCCAAAGAAGGCGCCAACCTGTGGTTCGACCTGCTGGCCATCCCTTCCGATGCCAGCAATCCAAAAGAGGCCTATGCCTTCGTCAACTATCTGCTTGAGCCGAAAGTGATCGCCCAGGTCAGCGCCACTGTCGGTTATGCCAACGCCAACCCGGCCGCCAAGCAGTACATGGATGCCGATCTGGTCAACAACCCAGAGGTGTACCCGCCGCAGGAGGTGCTGGACAAACTCTACGTTTCCAACACCCCTACCCCGCAAATCATGCGCCTGATGACACGCTCGTGGAGCAAAGTGAAGTCGAACAAATGA
- a CDS encoding FAD-binding oxidoreductase, which yields MNQHAMINPAAQHASSYYRASVGPMPEHPQLSSDLSADVCVIGGGFTGVNTAIELAQRGLSVILLEARRIGWGASGRNGGQLIRGIGHDVEGFARYVGQDGVKYLLRAGIESVEVVANRIKEHGIDCDLRWGFCELANSPAQFAAFRAEQEHLATLGYRHQTQLIGPERMGEVVNSKLYAGGLIDRGSGHLHPLNLVLGEAQVAASLGVRIFEHSPVIEINHGATVHVRCAQGSVRAGSLVLGCNAHLEELEPRLSGKVLPAGSYIIATEQLSAAQADALIPQNLALCDQKVGLDYYRLTADRRLLFGGACHYSGRDPLDIAAYMRPKMLKVFPQLADTRVEFQWGGKIGITANRFPQVGRLSQHPNVYYAQGYSGHGLNVTHWTARLLAEAIDVGHSQGMDVFSAVPHMTFPGGKALRSPLLALGMMWYRLREVLG from the coding sequence ATGAACCAGCACGCCATGATCAATCCTGCTGCGCAACATGCCAGCTCGTATTACCGGGCATCGGTGGGTCCGATGCCTGAACACCCACAGTTGAGTTCCGACCTTAGCGCCGATGTCTGCGTGATCGGCGGTGGCTTCACCGGTGTCAATACCGCTATCGAACTGGCACAGCGCGGCCTGTCGGTAATCTTGCTCGAAGCGCGACGCATAGGCTGGGGCGCCAGCGGGCGCAACGGCGGTCAACTGATTCGCGGCATCGGTCACGACGTCGAAGGTTTTGCCCGCTACGTTGGCCAGGACGGCGTGAAGTATCTGCTGCGGGCCGGGATTGAATCGGTTGAAGTTGTCGCCAACCGCATCAAGGAACATGGCATCGACTGCGACTTGCGCTGGGGCTTTTGCGAACTGGCCAACTCCCCGGCCCAGTTCGCCGCATTTCGCGCCGAGCAGGAGCACCTGGCAACCTTGGGCTACCGCCACCAGACCCAGTTGATCGGGCCCGAGCGAATGGGTGAAGTGGTCAATTCCAAGCTGTATGCGGGCGGTTTGATCGATCGCGGTTCGGGCCACCTGCACCCACTCAATCTGGTGCTGGGCGAAGCACAAGTAGCAGCGTCCCTGGGGGTGCGGATTTTCGAGCACAGCCCGGTTATCGAGATCAACCACGGCGCCACCGTCCACGTGCGCTGCGCCCAGGGCAGCGTGCGGGCCGGTAGCCTGGTGCTGGGCTGCAATGCTCACCTGGAAGAACTGGAGCCACGCCTGAGCGGCAAGGTACTTCCTGCTGGCAGCTACATCATCGCCACCGAGCAGTTGTCCGCTGCGCAGGCCGATGCACTGATCCCGCAGAACCTGGCGTTGTGCGACCAGAAAGTCGGCCTGGATTACTACCGCCTCACGGCAGATCGCCGCCTGCTGTTCGGCGGCGCCTGTCACTACTCCGGTCGTGATCCGCTGGACATCGCCGCTTACATGCGTCCGAAGATGCTCAAAGTGTTCCCGCAATTGGCTGACACCCGAGTCGAGTTCCAATGGGGTGGCAAGATTGGCATCACTGCCAACCGTTTTCCGCAGGTTGGCCGCCTGTCGCAGCACCCTAACGTGTACTACGCCCAAGGCTACTCGGGCCATGGCCTGAACGTTACCCACTGGACGGCTCGCCTGCTCGCCGAAGCCATCGATGTTGGTCATAGCCAAGGCATGGATGTATTCAGCGCTGTGCCTCACATGACTTTCCCTGGCGGCAAGGCCCTGCGCTCGCCGCTGCTGGCCTTGGGAATGATGTGGTATCGCCTGCGAGAAGTACTCGGCTGA